Proteins from a genomic interval of Candidatus Caccoplasma merdavium:
- a CDS encoding LysO family transporter, which yields MFTVISVIVAGVVAGYLFKRVAFLQKVEKSISWTVLLLLFVMGVSIGSNPLIVDNLWNFGGQAALFALLAIVGSLLASLMVFRLFFKKGGDDEK from the coding sequence ATGTTCACAGTTATATCGGTTATCGTGGCCGGTGTAGTTGCCGGCTATCTTTTTAAGCGTGTGGCCTTTTTGCAGAAGGTCGAGAAAAGCATTTCCTGGACGGTGCTTTTATTGCTTTTTGTCATGGGCGTTTCGATAGGCTCCAATCCGTTGATTGTCGATAATTTGTGGAATTTTGGCGGGCAGGCGGCTCTGTTTGCCCTGCTTGCCATTGTGGGGAGTTTGTTGGCATCGCTCATGGTGTTTCGATTGTTTTTCAAGAAAGGAGGCGATGATGAAAAGTAG